From Candidatus Glassbacteria bacterium, the proteins below share one genomic window:
- a CDS encoding galactokinase, translating into MVLHKKDVPEIKTFSKLFGRSAEAAVRSPARINIIGEHTDYNDGFVFPASINRSMRIAAAKRKDRTCRIHSLRYDTTVKIRLDELKKNRDWTDYISGTLKELLVRKLPVGGFDAVIGGDLPVASGLSSSAALELAVSGVCQALFDFEVEAWEDIKLARRAENHFVGVNCGIMDQFSIKMGRKGHGLFLDCRSLEYEAVPIPEDELVFVIADSRVERGLGNTEYHARQKQCERGSLFFRSINKSLKSLRDVSEDLLIVNREKLDPVVYRRCRHVITENRRVQKAVEALKQPDMKLFGEMMNISHESCKNDFEVSCQELDILVELARKVPGVLGARMTGAGFGGCTINLVSRNRVDEFQEKVGRLYQSSTGLEPGFIVTGAEDGVETRRF; encoded by the coding sequence ATGGTTCTGCATAAAAAAGATGTTCCTGAAATCAAGACTTTCAGCAAACTGTTCGGCAGGAGCGCCGAAGCCGCGGTACGCTCGCCGGCACGGATAAACATTATCGGAGAGCACACGGACTACAACGACGGGTTCGTCTTTCCGGCCTCGATCAATCGCAGCATGCGGATTGCCGCCGCAAAACGAAAGGACCGCACCTGCAGGATCCATTCGCTTCGCTATGACACGACAGTGAAAATTAGGCTCGACGAGTTGAAAAAAAACCGCGACTGGACGGACTATATCTCGGGTACGCTCAAGGAGCTGCTTGTCCGCAAACTGCCGGTGGGCGGGTTCGATGCGGTGATCGGCGGAGATTTACCGGTGGCCAGCGGCCTGAGCAGTTCGGCGGCGCTGGAACTGGCGGTCAGCGGAGTATGCCAGGCGCTGTTCGATTTCGAGGTGGAGGCCTGGGAGGATATCAAGCTGGCGCGGCGCGCGGAAAACCATTTCGTGGGCGTGAATTGCGGGATCATGGATCAGTTTTCGATCAAGATGGGCCGTAAGGGCCATGGGCTGTTCCTCGATTGCCGCTCTCTGGAGTACGAGGCTGTTCCCATCCCGGAGGACGAGCTTGTCTTCGTGATCGCCGACAGCAGGGTTGAGCGCGGCCTGGGCAATACCGAGTACCACGCCCGCCAGAAACAGTGCGAGCGCGGCAGTCTGTTTTTCAGGTCGATCAACAAATCACTCAAGAGCCTGCGCGATGTCAGCGAGGACCTGCTGATAGTCAACCGGGAGAAGTTGGACCCGGTGGTTTACCGCCGCTGCCGTCACGTAATCACTGAGAACCGTCGCGTGCAGAAAGCGGTGGAGGCGCTGAAACAGCCGGACATGAAACTGTTCGGCGAGATGATGAATATCAGCCACGAAAGCTGCAAGAACGATTTCGAGGTCAGCTGCCAGGAGCTGGATATCCTGGTGGAACTTGCCCGCAAGGTTCCGGGCGTGCTGGGGGCCAGGATGACCGGGGCCGGATTCGGCGGCTGCACGATCAACCTTGTCAGCCGCAACAGGGTGGATGAATTCCAGGAAAAAGTGGGCCGTCTCTATCAAAGCAGTACCGGTCTGGAGCCCGGCTTCATAGTAACCGGCGCCGAGGATGGAGTCGAAACACGCAGGTTCTGA